A genomic window from Astatotilapia calliptera chromosome 12, fAstCal1.2, whole genome shotgun sequence includes:
- the golm1 gene encoding Golgi membrane protein 1 isoform X3, translating to MGGLGNGRRGVRSPPLMIAALIACILVLGFNYWVSSSRNLELETKLYELEGQVRRGADEMKKKKEFEQATLQQNISSSVKTIQELKGQLSWLNDALGKLEKELQSCQGNINTLNNKLMYDMTQCNAQVLSQKELCNERVAAAKLEAEKKMQKLIHTPVSSQQENVGAVEINKSVKALSDGIPATASSQTPSFSQPKGNKVHELLTNEIMVDIIPSAPVEQPTSKDLSKAGPESVPATAALKQEDKQPQEGADNADEVEGETGKLLENNLIEDKENEAMDAHEEDPQTEEADPGMEGMLIGQGKADETQAGQKLQEPEEYDADEQVVGGEDLEKPQENKQDENIDKVMEDELADYNGDDENEGEPEADKQAELAQI from the exons ATGGGTGGGCTGGGGAACGGGCGTCGTGGAGTAAGGTCACCGCCTCTTATGATTGCCGCTCTGATCGCCTGTATCTTGGTTCTGGGCTTTAACTACTGGGTGTCCAGCTCCCGCAACCTGGAGCTTGAG ACTAAACTGTATGAGCTGGAGGGCCAGGTGCGACGTGGAGCAGacgagatgaagaagaagaaggagttCGAACAG gcCACACTGCAGCAGAACATTTCCTCCAGTGTAAAAACCATACAGGAACTCAAAG GTCAGCTGAGTTGGCTGAATGATGCTCTGGGGAAACTTGAGAAAGAGCTGCAGAGTTGCCAAGGCAACATCAACACACTTAATAACAAACTTATGTATGACAT GACCCAGTGTAACGCCCAGGtgctgtcccagaaagagctgtgcAATGAGAGAGTGGCTGCCGCTAAACTTGAAGCTGAGAAGAAAATGCAGAAGCTCATCCATACACCTGTCTCCTCACAG CAGGAAAATGTTGGAGCAGTGGAAATCAACAAGTCAGTCAAGGCCCTGTCTGATGGAATTCCAGCAACTGcttcaagccaaacaccaagtTTCTCTCAACCCAAAGGCAATAAAGTCCATGAACTACTGACAAATGAAATAATGGTGGATATAA TTCCCAGCGCTCCAGTGGAGCAGCCTACATCAAAGGATCTCTCCAAAGCAGGGCCAGAGTCCGTTCCCGCAACTGCTGCATTGAAACAGGAAGACAAACAGCCACAAGAAGGAGCTGACAATGCAGATGAGGTGGAAGGAGAGACTGGTAAACTTTTGGAGAATAATCTGATTGAAGACAAAGAGAATGAGGCGATGGATGCTCATGAAGAAGATCCTCAGACAGAAG AAGCAGACCCTGGAATGGAAGGGATGCTGATTGGTCAAGGAAAGGCTGATGAAACTCAAGCTGGTCAGAAACTTCAGGAACCAGAAGAGTACGACGCAGATGAACAAGTCGTGGGTGGAGAAGATTTAGAAAAACCACAGGAGAACAAACAGGATGAAAATATAG ACAAGGTCATGGAGGATGAACTGGCTGACTACAATGGAGATGATGAGAATGAAGGGGAGCCTGAAGCAGACAAACAAGCTGAGCTAGCTCAAATCTAA
- the golm1 gene encoding Golgi membrane protein 1 isoform X2, producing MGGLGNGRRGVRSPPLMIAALIACILVLGFNYWVSSSRNLELETKLYELEGQVRRGADEMKKKKEFEQVIEKQKDQISNIQSLYKSKLEGAEISCSQHKATLQQNISSSVKTIQELKGQLSWLNDALGKLEKELQSCQGNINTLNNKLMYDMTQCNAQVLSQKELCNERVAAAKLEAEKKMQKLIHTPVSSQENVGAVEINKSVKALSDGIPATASSQTPSFSQPKGNKVHELLTNEIMVDIIPSAPVEQPTSKDLSKAGPESVPATAALKQEDKQPQEGADNADEVEGETGKLLENNLIEDKENEAMDAHEEDPQTEEADPGMEGMLIGQGKADETQAGQKLQEPEEYDADEQVVGGEDLEKPQENKQDENIDKVMEDELADYNGDDENEGEPEADKQAELAQI from the exons ATGGGTGGGCTGGGGAACGGGCGTCGTGGAGTAAGGTCACCGCCTCTTATGATTGCCGCTCTGATCGCCTGTATCTTGGTTCTGGGCTTTAACTACTGGGTGTCCAGCTCCCGCAACCTGGAGCTTGAG ACTAAACTGTATGAGCTGGAGGGCCAGGTGCGACGTGGAGCAGacgagatgaagaagaagaaggagttCGAACAGGTGATCGAGAAACAAAAGGATCAGATCAGCAACATACAAAGTCTCTATAAGAGCAAGCTGGAGGGAGCTGAGATCTCCTGCAGCCAACACAAg gcCACACTGCAGCAGAACATTTCCTCCAGTGTAAAAACCATACAGGAACTCAAAG GTCAGCTGAGTTGGCTGAATGATGCTCTGGGGAAACTTGAGAAAGAGCTGCAGAGTTGCCAAGGCAACATCAACACACTTAATAACAAACTTATGTATGACAT GACCCAGTGTAACGCCCAGGtgctgtcccagaaagagctgtgcAATGAGAGAGTGGCTGCCGCTAAACTTGAAGCTGAGAAGAAAATGCAGAAGCTCATCCATACACCTGTCTCCTCACAG GAAAATGTTGGAGCAGTGGAAATCAACAAGTCAGTCAAGGCCCTGTCTGATGGAATTCCAGCAACTGcttcaagccaaacaccaagtTTCTCTCAACCCAAAGGCAATAAAGTCCATGAACTACTGACAAATGAAATAATGGTGGATATAA TTCCCAGCGCTCCAGTGGAGCAGCCTACATCAAAGGATCTCTCCAAAGCAGGGCCAGAGTCCGTTCCCGCAACTGCTGCATTGAAACAGGAAGACAAACAGCCACAAGAAGGAGCTGACAATGCAGATGAGGTGGAAGGAGAGACTGGTAAACTTTTGGAGAATAATCTGATTGAAGACAAAGAGAATGAGGCGATGGATGCTCATGAAGAAGATCCTCAGACAGAAG AAGCAGACCCTGGAATGGAAGGGATGCTGATTGGTCAAGGAAAGGCTGATGAAACTCAAGCTGGTCAGAAACTTCAGGAACCAGAAGAGTACGACGCAGATGAACAAGTCGTGGGTGGAGAAGATTTAGAAAAACCACAGGAGAACAAACAGGATGAAAATATAG ACAAGGTCATGGAGGATGAACTGGCTGACTACAATGGAGATGATGAGAATGAAGGGGAGCCTGAAGCAGACAAACAAGCTGAGCTAGCTCAAATCTAA
- the LOC113034264 gene encoding LMBR1 domain-containing protein 2-B-like, with protein MSGAALAVVVVVVFFLALYLLQRYGDLWKQQRLVLFGTLLSWYLCFLIVFILPLDVSMAVYNQCNSNIANTTTATPTNPSSRSEANLSPFPSMSPPGKCEEPWTYIPNDTLEVFWRVVYWTSQFLTWLLLPFMQSYARSGAFSVVGKIKTALIENALYYGSYLLIFIALLIYVAVQLKWKLTLADLQTIGITAANTWGLFLLVLLLGYGLVEIPRSYWLSSSHNYVLSKSYFKVAKMATEKAEADEKLADVMEEVAGIHASVRQNHFLRKYVDIILTKCPTKYQEEMGINVEISRVDQNAAPTKRVLVKLHEKVVSAVQRHNQTQVQWSILLEQAFHLEDVAKSRNSSLRHFTHSFPLAHRGWIRRFIYTPTVEWFWECVLRQGLCRLLAVLLCLLSAAVIWSECTFFSTHPVLSLFAVFIQLAEKWYNYHCIEMVCFVGILFMCVCVYSTVFRIRFFNYYYLVPHHQTDAYSLLFSGMLFCRLTPPLCLNFLGMIHMDSAISHKNRVQTSYTSIMGSMQLLSFISDGFYIYYPMLVLLLCFATYYNLGSRCLNRLGFHQYITDDDLISDLVDEGRELIKRERRKRQRAEDGENRRWAWRERYGVDGATGRNRAGYTELKDNQKEPVTKIKKSVVTFTRRNEKADEQQTGLLQEDSSDDESPNRRSTAGSYLTLSPPVKGVFDDV; from the exons ATGAGTGGTGCTGCGCTGGCTGTTGTGGTGGTGGTCGTTTTTTTCTTGGCCCTCTACCTCCTCCAGCGTTATGGAGATCTGTGGAAGCAGCAGAGGCTGGTCCTGTTTGGAACGCTGCTGTCCTGGTACCTGTGCTTCCTCATCGTCTTCATCCTACCACTTGATGTCAGCATG GCTGTCTACAATCAGTGCAATTCTAACATTGCAAACACCACTACTGCAACTCCAACGAACCCCAGTAGTAGGAGTGAGGCCAACTTGTCTCCTTTTCCATCTATGAG TCCACCAGGCAAGTGTGAGGAGCCTTGGACTTATATTCCAAATGACACCCTCGAAGTGTTTTGGAGAGTTGTATACTGGACGTCTCAGTTTCTTACATG GCTGCTGTTGCCCTTTATGCAGTCTTATGCACGCTCAGGAGCTTTCTCAGTGGTTGGAAagatcaaaacagctttaattgaAAATGCACTTTATTATGGCTCATACCTTCTCATCTTCATCGCTCTGCTCATCTATGTGGCTGTTCAGCTAAAGTGGAAACTGACCTT GGCGGACCTCCAGACCATAGGGATTACAGCTGCCAACACCTGGGGACTCTTCCTCCTGGTCCTGTTGCTAGGCTATGGCTTGGTGGAAATCCCACGGTCTTATTGGCTGTCATCTTCCCACAATTACGTGCTATCCAAGAGCTACTTCAAGGTAGCAAAGATGGCTACTGAGAAGGCAGAGGCAGATGAGAAACTTGCAGATGTCATGGAG GAGGTTGCAGGCATCCATGCCTCTGTCAGGCAAAACCACTTTCTAAGGAAGTATGTGGACATAATTTTGACAAAG TGTCCCACAAAGTACCAAGAAGAGATGGGAATAAATGTGGAAATCTCTCGCGTGGACCAGAATGCCGCTCCCACCAAAAGAGTCCTAGTTAAACTtcatgaaaaa gtggTCAGCGCAGTGCAAAGACACAATCAGACTCAGGTTCAGTGGTCTATCCTGTTAGAGCAGGCCTTTCATCTGGAAGATGTAGCAAAAAGCCGGAACAGCTCGCTCCGACACTTCACCCACAGCTTCCCTTTAGCACACCGTGGCTGGATCCGTAGGTTCATCTACACTCCAACTGTAG agtggTTTTGGGAGTGTGTGCTCAGACAGGGCCTCTGCAGGCTGCTGGCCGTCCTCCTGTGCTTACTCTCCGCTGCAGTAATCTGGTCTGAGTGCACCTTCTTCAGCACACACCCCGTCCTTTCTCTGTTTGCGGTCTTTATTCAGTTGGCTGAAAAATGGTACAACTATCATTGCATTGAG ATGGTGTGCTTTGTGGGTATCCTGTTCATGTGCGTGTGCGTCTACTCCACAGTTTTCAGGATACGATTTTTCAACTACTATTACCTGGTGCCACATCACCAGACTGATGCTTACAGCCTGCTGTTCAGTGGCAT GTTATTTTGTCGTCTCACTCCACCTTTATGCCTCAACTTTCTGGGAATGATTCACATGGACTCTGCCATCTCACACAAGAACAGAGTACAGACATCTTACACCTCT ATTATGGGCTCTATGCAGCTGCTGTCATTTATATCAGATGGGTTCTACATCTATTATCCCATGCTGGTATTGCTGCTGTGCTTTGCTACATATTACAA tcTGGGGTCTCGCTGTTTGAACCGCTTGGGCTTCCATCAGTACATCACTGATGATGATTTGATCTCTGACCTGGTGGATGAAGGCAGGGAACTCATCAAAAGAG aaagaaggaaaagacaAAGAGCTGAAGATGGAGAGAATCGAAGATGG GCGTGGAGGGAGCGGTATGGTGTCGATGGGGCCACTGGGCGGAACAGAGCTGGTTACACTGAGTTAAAGGATAACCAGAAGGAGCCTGTAACAAAGATCAAGAAAAGTG TTGTCACATTTACCAGAAGAAACGAAAAGGCCGACGAGCAGCAGACGGGCTTACTGCAGGAAGACTCCAGTGATGACGAGTCGCCCAACAGAAG ATCCACAGCAGGAAGTTACCTCACTCTGTCACCTCCAGTGAAGGGCGTGTTTGACGACGTGTGA
- the golm1 gene encoding Golgi membrane protein 1 isoform X1, translated as MGGLGNGRRGVRSPPLMIAALIACILVLGFNYWVSSSRNLELETKLYELEGQVRRGADEMKKKKEFEQVIEKQKDQISNIQSLYKSKLEGAEISCSQHKATLQQNISSSVKTIQELKGQLSWLNDALGKLEKELQSCQGNINTLNNKLMYDMTQCNAQVLSQKELCNERVAAAKLEAEKKMQKLIHTPVSSQQENVGAVEINKSVKALSDGIPATASSQTPSFSQPKGNKVHELLTNEIMVDIIPSAPVEQPTSKDLSKAGPESVPATAALKQEDKQPQEGADNADEVEGETGKLLENNLIEDKENEAMDAHEEDPQTEEADPGMEGMLIGQGKADETQAGQKLQEPEEYDADEQVVGGEDLEKPQENKQDENIDKVMEDELADYNGDDENEGEPEADKQAELAQI; from the exons ATGGGTGGGCTGGGGAACGGGCGTCGTGGAGTAAGGTCACCGCCTCTTATGATTGCCGCTCTGATCGCCTGTATCTTGGTTCTGGGCTTTAACTACTGGGTGTCCAGCTCCCGCAACCTGGAGCTTGAG ACTAAACTGTATGAGCTGGAGGGCCAGGTGCGACGTGGAGCAGacgagatgaagaagaagaaggagttCGAACAGGTGATCGAGAAACAAAAGGATCAGATCAGCAACATACAAAGTCTCTATAAGAGCAAGCTGGAGGGAGCTGAGATCTCCTGCAGCCAACACAAg gcCACACTGCAGCAGAACATTTCCTCCAGTGTAAAAACCATACAGGAACTCAAAG GTCAGCTGAGTTGGCTGAATGATGCTCTGGGGAAACTTGAGAAAGAGCTGCAGAGTTGCCAAGGCAACATCAACACACTTAATAACAAACTTATGTATGACAT GACCCAGTGTAACGCCCAGGtgctgtcccagaaagagctgtgcAATGAGAGAGTGGCTGCCGCTAAACTTGAAGCTGAGAAGAAAATGCAGAAGCTCATCCATACACCTGTCTCCTCACAG CAGGAAAATGTTGGAGCAGTGGAAATCAACAAGTCAGTCAAGGCCCTGTCTGATGGAATTCCAGCAACTGcttcaagccaaacaccaagtTTCTCTCAACCCAAAGGCAATAAAGTCCATGAACTACTGACAAATGAAATAATGGTGGATATAA TTCCCAGCGCTCCAGTGGAGCAGCCTACATCAAAGGATCTCTCCAAAGCAGGGCCAGAGTCCGTTCCCGCAACTGCTGCATTGAAACAGGAAGACAAACAGCCACAAGAAGGAGCTGACAATGCAGATGAGGTGGAAGGAGAGACTGGTAAACTTTTGGAGAATAATCTGATTGAAGACAAAGAGAATGAGGCGATGGATGCTCATGAAGAAGATCCTCAGACAGAAG AAGCAGACCCTGGAATGGAAGGGATGCTGATTGGTCAAGGAAAGGCTGATGAAACTCAAGCTGGTCAGAAACTTCAGGAACCAGAAGAGTACGACGCAGATGAACAAGTCGTGGGTGGAGAAGATTTAGAAAAACCACAGGAGAACAAACAGGATGAAAATATAG ACAAGGTCATGGAGGATGAACTGGCTGACTACAATGGAGATGATGAGAATGAAGGGGAGCCTGAAGCAGACAAACAAGCTGAGCTAGCTCAAATCTAA